TCGGTGATCCGCACGTGCTCGCCGCCGATCTGCGCGGCGAGGAACTCCATCGGGTAGAAGGAGGCGATGACGTCCAGCTTGCCGTCCGAGCCCTTGGCGCTGCTGGTCCCGCCGCAGGCGGACAGGGCGAGTGCGCCGATCACGGCCGTGGTGGCCAGGGCTATGGAGCGGGGGGCGCGTCGGAGGATCATCATGACAACCATTCTCATCTTATGTGGAAATGATTGTCAACTCACCCGTTCGGGTCAATGGATCCGACCGTCCGGCGGACACCTGTTCGGGCGGCTCCGGCGCCGGGTCGTCACCGCGCCGGTGCCTCGCCGCCGATACCGATTTGAACCCGGTACCCGTATGGCCGGTAACCTGAGGTATTCGGGTACGAGCAACCAGCCGTGCCCTGACCGTGCCGTCGTACTGAAGAGAGCACTGTGGCCGCCGACAAGATCGACACGATCGTCAGCCTGAGCAAGCGCCGTGGCTTCGTCTACCCCTGCAGCGAGATCTACGGTGGCCAGCGCGCCGCCTGGGACTACGGACCGCTGGGTGTCGAGCTCAAGGAGAACATCAAGCGCCAGTGGTGGCGTTCGATGGTCACCGCGCGGGAGGACGTCGTCGGGCTCGACTCGTCGGTGATCCTGGCCCGCGAGGTCTGGGAGGCCTCCGGCCACGTCGCCACGTTCAACGACCCGCTGACCGAGTGCCTCTCCTGCCACAAGCGGTTCCGCGCGGACCACCTGGAGGAGGCGTACGAGGCCAAGCACGGCAAGCTGCCGGCCAACGGCCTCGCCGACCTCAACTGCCCCAACTGCGGGAACAAGGGCTCCTTCACCGAGCCCAAGGAGTTCTCGGGCATGCTGAAGACCCACCTCGGTGTCACCGAGGAGGCCTCCGGCCTCGCCTACCTGCGTCCGGAGACCGCGCAGGGCATCTTCACCAACTTCAAGGCCGTCCAGCAGACCTCGCGCAAGAAGCCGCCGTTCGGCATCGCCCAGACCGGCAAGAGCTTCCGCAACGAGATCACGCCCGGCAACTTCATCTTCCGCACCCGCGAGTTCGAGCAGATGGAGATGGAGTTCTTCGTCAAGCCGGGCGAGGACGAGGAGTGGCACGAGTACTGGCTCCAGCAGCGCTGGGACTGGTACGTCGGCCTCGGCATGAAGACCGAGAACATGCGCTTCTTCGAGCACCCGAAGGAGAAGCTCTCGCACTACGCCAAGCGCACGGTGGACATCGAGTACCGCTTCAACTTCGGCGGCACCGAGTTCTCCGAGCTGGAGGGCGTGGCCAACCGCACCGACTACGACCTCACGGTGCACAGCGAGCACTCCGGCCAGGACCTCAAGTACTTCGACCAGGAGTCCGGCGAGCGGTACTTCCCGTTCGTCATCGAGCCGGCGGCGGGCCTCAACCGCGCCATGCTGGCCTTCCTGCTCGACGCCTACTTCGAGGACGAGGCGCCCAACGCCAAGGGCGTCATGGAGAAGCGCGTCGGCATGCGCCTGGACCCGCGCCTGGCGCCGGTCAAGGTCGCCGTGCTGCCGCTGTCGCGCAACGCCGACCTCTCGCCCAAGGCCCGCGGCCTCGCCGCCGACCTGCGCACCGCGTGGAACGTCGAGTTCGACGACGCCGGCGCGATCGGCAAGCGCTACCGCCGCCAGGACGAGATCGGTACGCCGTTCTGTGTCACGGTCGACTTCGACACCCTCGAGGACAACGCGGTCACCATCCGCGACCGCGACACCATGGCGCAGGAGCGGGTCTCGCTCGACCAGGTCAAGACCTACCTGGCGAGCCGTCTGATCGGCTGCTGACAACACGCTTCGGCCCCCGTACGCCACTGCGGCGTACGGGGGCCGAAGCGTGTCCCGGGCCCGGTGAGCGGTGAGCAGCCGGTGAGCGGTGAGCCTCGGGCATGCGGTCTGCGGGCGCAGGTCAGCGGCGGGAGCGGCGGGAGCGGGGCGCCGGCGGTTCGGTCGGCAGGCCGGCGGCGCGCAGGGCCGCCTCGGCCGCCCGTCGGCGGCCCGGGTCGCCCTCGGCGACGGCCGCCAGCAGGGTGCCGTACCGGGCGGGGTCGCCGGCCAGCGCCGTGCCGACCTGGGCCAGTTCGGCGGGCTGGCGCAAGGTCACCAGCTCCCGGAGCAGGGCGCCGGCCAGCGGCTCCGCCAGGGCGGCGGCGAGGACGGAGATCTCCGGGCCGGGTCGGGCGGCGGCCTGGCGGAGCAGGGTCCGGGTGTCGCCGGCGCGGCCGGCCGCGTCCAGCCGGCCGG
The sequence above is a segment of the Kitasatospora sp. NBC_00240 genome. Coding sequences within it:
- a CDS encoding glycine--tRNA ligase; amino-acid sequence: MAADKIDTIVSLSKRRGFVYPCSEIYGGQRAAWDYGPLGVELKENIKRQWWRSMVTAREDVVGLDSSVILAREVWEASGHVATFNDPLTECLSCHKRFRADHLEEAYEAKHGKLPANGLADLNCPNCGNKGSFTEPKEFSGMLKTHLGVTEEASGLAYLRPETAQGIFTNFKAVQQTSRKKPPFGIAQTGKSFRNEITPGNFIFRTREFEQMEMEFFVKPGEDEEWHEYWLQQRWDWYVGLGMKTENMRFFEHPKEKLSHYAKRTVDIEYRFNFGGTEFSELEGVANRTDYDLTVHSEHSGQDLKYFDQESGERYFPFVIEPAAGLNRAMLAFLLDAYFEDEAPNAKGVMEKRVGMRLDPRLAPVKVAVLPLSRNADLSPKARGLAADLRTAWNVEFDDAGAIGKRYRRQDEIGTPFCVTVDFDTLEDNAVTIRDRDTMAQERVSLDQVKTYLASRLIGC